TCTCCAAGGACTGAATTACTTACATGCGCAGAATTTCGGTATGGAAGCTATGTAAAAATGCATTATCGCAGATTTGACAATAATCTGGCTGTTCGACTTAGAATACCAATCGAACAACCCTCCATGAGATCGGGCACCAGAGCATAGTCTGGGGCTTCGTATATAAGCTCGGAGCCATCAAAAACCCCCGCCCTTTCCTCTCTGAAACCGGGCTTCTCTATGAGTCCGAATGTAAGAACATCGTGGATTCTGAGGAAATCCTCTACCGACGAGACATCGAACTTCCCTATCTGGGAGTACGCTTCTATTGCGTTTTTTGTTTCCACTATTTCGTCGAACGGCCCTTGCACCGTTTTTCCGTTTATCATATCGATGGTTTTGCTCAGCGGAAGTTCATTACCTTCTATGGCCAATGATGAATTTATCGACCGTATGTGAGAGCTTTTGCGTAGTATCGCTTGGGCTTTGCCTTCCATAGCCGAAAGATGGGAGATGCAATCGTCGATTCTCACCAATTGGCGGAACATCTTCTCCGTCAATTCATACCTCGGCATCGAATCGAACTCCATGCAGATGCGATGCATATTGGCGATAAAAATTTTCAAGCGGCAATTGCAGCGCAACCACTTACATTGCTACTATCATTGCTACTCTACGGAGTGTCAATGAACTAAACGCCGTTGACACGATTAAGATGAGATACCGTCTTTATATCCGACGGGCATCCGGAACCATGGCGAAGGAGATCATTGTCGCTTTGATAGACGGCTACATCGACGACCCGGCGGCGCTTGGCGTCCCGCCGTACATCTCTCCGATGATCCGCTCCATCGCCGGGGCAGCTATCGATGCGGGAGCGGACAGAGTGGAATACGTTTCCATCGACATGATCCGCAAAGGGAAGAAGATTCCGGACGCATCTGTCACTATAGTCTTATCAGGAAATACAGTCCCGGGAAAATACCTCCGCTCCATGCCGATGTCCTCGAAGGAACTGGAGAGCATCTTCCCCCGCCTGAAGGGATGGCGCCTGATAAGCGGCTCGGCGACGGACTCCGCGATCGCCCAGAAATTCGATTTCATCATCAGAAAAGACCCGGCAGCATCCCTCTACGATGGGATGATGGGAAAAGAAGTCAGAGAAAGGCTGCGCACGCTGGACGAATGGAACAGGTGGATGCTCCTGGGGGCAGACATCGTCACCCAGCACCAGGATTTCCCTCAGCCGCTGGTCGCCGAGATAGAATCCTACCGCGGATGCCACAGATACGCCACGGGAGGGTGCTCCTATTGCATAGAGCCCCTCAAAGGGAAGCCCCTGACCAGAAAACCCGAGGACATACTGGCCGAAGCCCGGAAGCTGAGGGATTTGGGGGTTACGAACATAAGAGTCGGAGGACAGACATGCATCGTCTCCTATGGATCCGATGACGAATCCTCCGTCCCCAAACCGAACGTCGCCGCGATAAAAAAGCTGTTCGAAGGCCTCTCTTCAATGGGTTTCAGCACCATGCACGTGGACAACGCGGATGCGGCGGTCATCGCCACGTATCCCGACGAATCCCGCGAGGTCCTTAAGACTATAGTGGAATGCTGCACCGACGGAAACGTGCTCGCACTGGGGATGGAATCCGCCGATCCCAGAGTGTACATGGAGAACAACCTGAACAGCACCTCAGACCAGGTCCTCACCGCCGTCAGGCTCATAAACGAAGTCGGCAACGAGAGAGGCCCCAGAGGAATGCCGAAACTCCTCCCCGGAATAAACATCATATGCGGCCTGGACGGGGAGACCGCAGCCACTTACGCCATGGACCTGGATTTCCTCAGAAAGATAAGGGACGAGAATCTGATGGTCAGACGCATAAACATCCGCCAGGTCCTTCCGGTGAGGCGCGAATTCGACGTCAAAGTGGACCAGAGAAGGTTCAAGAAATTCAAGGAAGAAGTGCGCTCGGAAGTAGACCGCGCCATGCTGGAACGCGTCGCCCCATACGGAACCGTCCTCAAAGACGTCTACGCCGAACTGAACGACGGAAACGTCACATTCGGCAGGCAGATCGGATCGTACCCTCTTCTGGTGGGGATCCCATACAGAATGGAGACGGAAAAGTTCTATGACGTGTTCATAACCGATTGGGGGTTCCGCTCGATCACCGGCGTGACATATCCGTTCGATATCAACCGCCTGCCTCTCAGCGCCTTGGAATCCCTCCCCGGGATCGGAAAGAAGAGGGCGGCGAAGCTGGTCTTGGAAAGGCCTTTCTCTGGGCCCGAGGATTTGGCCGAAGCCATAGGCGACCCCGAAGTGGCTGAAAAGCTGCTGAGAATCGTTTGGCCTTCGCAATGATCCCCCTATGCATCGCATCCCCCTTATGCCACCGATATATACGAGAGAGTCGTTTTTCCAACCATGTCTATCCTCGTCACCATCGCTCTGATAGGATCCATCACCGCGATGATCATAGGCGGCGTATTCGTCATAATGTATCTTCGCAGCCCCAGCAAAAATACGGATGCCAGAATCGCCGATCTGAACCTCAGAACCGATCTGAAACAAGGGGATTTCATAGAGTATGAAGTCGAAAAGCAAGGCACCGCATATTCGGAGAGATATGAGATCGTCTCCGAGGAAGACGGCAGATACTCGGTGGAGAAGACGGACGGCACCGAAACCATGTCGGCAGCGGAATTCCTTGGGAAGCTCCGCAGGAACGCCCAGAAGATGTCCGGTATAAACTACAGGGACGAGATGGTCCCCACGCACTGGGGAAACGTCAGCTGCACCCTGTACGAGATAAACTCCGGGAAAAAGATCCTGTACATAGGAAAAGACGGCGTCCTCTACAAAGAAGAGGAAACCGACGGCAGCTCCAAGACCGTCAGGACTTTGAAGGACACATCCCTGCTCGGATGAGCCTGCTGGATACCCTGCGGCAGACGGTTGATGGCCATGGACGCGAGACTTTCCGCCAAATTCCCGTTCCTTAGGGAGGCATCGGAATTCGCGGCGGAAAACTCCGCGGACCTGGAATCCCTCATAACGATGGAAAGCTTCTCGCCCGCCCGCGCCCGCGGCAAAGAGAGGGTCCTGGACGCCATAAACTCCGGCGAAGTCGCATACAAACCTCTCATGAGGGATTACGACTGCCTCATGGAGGTCCTGTCGTACCCGTACGCGAGGATTCTGGTGTCTACCATATGGGACAGATACCTCACCAAGAGGTACGCTCTGGGAGAGGCCGTCCGCATGAACAAAGTGCTCTCCGACGAGGACCGCCAGACCATCCTTTATGTCTCGGATGAGCTGGGCTTCAAAGCCGCGACGGACAGCGACGGCACGATGCGCATGAGCTTCCCGGATTACCTCATGCTGTCCAGCAGGATGAAGAGCATCGACTGGAAGCTGATAAACAGCGACATCCGCTCCGGAATCGTGTTCCTTCCGAAGGAGAAATTCAACCGCCTGATGCAGAACGCCCTGCAGGACAAGATAGAATCCGAGCTTCCCCTCAAACCTCCGGAAGAATTCCTGCCGTATCTGAAAAAGGACTGCGACGAAGTGAGGGCGGCGTTGGAAACGGCCAAGATGAAGATGAGCCCGACCCGCGGGGAAGGCATGAAAGACGAATACCTCCCGCCCTGCGTATCACATCTTCTGGAACTGGCCATGAAGGGAATCAACCTGCCGCACAGCGGAAGGTTCGCCCTGGTAACGTTCATGTCCGCCTTGGGGCTGGATTACGACGGCATCATCAGGATCTTCGCGGAATCCCCTGATTTCGACGAATCGAAGTCGGAATACCAGATAAAACACATCACAGGGGAGCTGTACGGGAGGGACGCTTATACCCCGCCGGAATGCAAGACGATGAAGACCGAAGGATTGTGCTTCGAGCCGAACGCTCTCTGCGCGAAAATAAACCATCCTCTGAACTATTACAGGATAAAGGCCAGAGGCCCCCGGAAACCTGATGGGGAAGCCCCTGGAAGCAAAGCCTGAGCTCAGTTTTTCTTGTCCTCGGCGCAGAGGTTCCGCCAGGTTATGATGGCCCTCTGAATCGCGGTGAGGTTCCCCACCACGGCGAACCAAAGCATCATTATCTCGAGCCAATTCAGGGTGAAACCGGCTATTTCGAAGGATCCGAACCCGAACTGCATCATGACGAACTGGATTATCGGGAACAGCGTGGAAAGGACGACCCTGTCCGCGCGGCCGAGGAGCCCCGCATACAGACGCGGCGCGCCGATGGCCTGGGCCTGCGTGCCCATGTACGAAGTCAGAAGCACCCCGACCAAAGCGGCCATGCCGAGATATGGATCGCACCAAGAGCTCACCGCGACGCCGCCGATCATGAAGACATCCGCGTATCTGTCGAACACGTGGTCCAGATAATCGCCTTTGCGGGAAGCTTTCCCGGCCAGTTTGGCCACTTTGCCGTCCAGCGCATCGAAATATCCCGACACGATGACCGATATAGCGCCGACTATCAGCAGATACTCTTTGCCTTCGAATCCGCTGAGATAGAACAGCACGCCGCACAGCAGCGCTATTATGAGCCCGATCCACGATATCAGGTTGGGATTGACCCCTATCAGCTTCTTGGCCACCGGGGCCAAAGCGAAATCTGCTCTCGCTCTCTGTCCGTCTAGAACCATTTCTCCATCTCCTGAGACCAGTCGACCTTCCCCGGGGGGAACTCTCCCCCGGAAGCCGCCTGTTCGATCATGTCAGCGACCTCCGCCACGGAATGCCCTGTGCAATCTATCTCGGCCACCGGGATGTCGGTGTCCACAGATTCGCACAGGATCACGTCCAGAACCTCGGACCTGACGTTCTCCAGAACCTTGGATTCGCCGTATCCTCTGGCTCTGAGCCTCTCAGCGACCGTATCAGGGGAGCATCTGAGGACGATTATGCGCCCGCAATCCATGTAATGCGAAAGATGCCCTTCCATGAACGCGGTGCCTTCGCGCTCTCTGTACTCCTCCAGCGAATCGTTGAGAAGGTCCAAATCCACCTCGTGAGTGTCTCTGCTCTCATCCAGGGGCCCCATAAGGCCGTGCGACATTATATGGGCTTTCAGGTCCACGACCTCGAAACCTCTGGAACGGAGCTCGGCCGACGCCGCGCTCTTCCCGACGCCCGGGGTGCCGGTGATCGCTATCAGCATCCGGAAATCTCCCCGAAATATGGCTCGGCCCTCTCCAGCGCGGCCTCCCACGAAGGCGTGTTCGTAAGCGCTCCGACCTTCTCGACGACGAAGGACGAGACTGCGGCGGCTATCACCAGAGCCTCTGGGATGCGGTATCCGCGATACAGAGAGGTATAGAAGCCTGCCCTGTAGGAATCTCCGGCGCCGGTGACATCAGCCACCTTGTCGGCTTTCACCGCTGGGATCCTGATCCTCTCGTCTCCCATGCGCGCTTCGCTCCCTTCGGATCCGAACGTGCATACGGCCAGACCGACTTCGGCGTCGAAGATGCTGCTCTTCCCTATGTATCTGGCGAGGGATTCCGCCTCTTTTTCGTTACAGAACACCGCGTCGGAAAGCTCCAGCGCCGCCGGGAAAGTCTTTTCGTTCCATATGCGATGGGATTCCTGCGCCGGATCCACGGCAATGAACGCATCCGGAAGCCGTCCCATCAGATCGATGTAATATGACGGCTGGCCGGTGCAGAAATGCACGAATCTGGACTCGGACGCCATTTTTGTTAGCGTTATGCCGGTATCGCCAGCGAATCCCTGGGGACCCTGGTAGAACAGGACCTTCTGGACCATATCCTGGTCGTTGACGACTATCGCCTTCGACGTATCGTACCCGTCCACGTGGACGAAGTCGTCCATGATCAGACCGGAATCCCTGATCTCCTTCTCGAACGAAGCGGGGAAATCCGCTCCGACCATCGCGCATAAGGCCGTAGGGCAGCCGAGCCTCGCGGCGGTAACCGCGATGTTGGTGCCGGTTCCTCCGAGCGTCGTTACCGCTGAGATTACGTCTTCCGTTGTCCCCGCAGCGGGGAATTTCTTCACTCCCATTATCTGATCTATAGTCACGTGGCCATAAACCGACAGGAAGGGGCTCATGTACCCTCCTTCCAGCCGGTAATGTAGCTCACCTGCGAGTCGGTAAGAGTATCGATCTCTACGCCCATGGATTTCAGCTTGATGGCGGCTATCTCGGAATCGATCTCCTGCGGGACGGCATAGACCTTGGGCTCCATCTCCTTGTAATGGCGCGACATGTGGACGACGCCCAGCGCCTGGGTGGAGAAGCTCATATCCATTATCTCCGCGGGATGCCCCTGCCCGGCGGCGAGGTTCATCAGGCGGCCCTCGGCTATGAGATACAGGCTGCGGCCATCTTTCATCTTGTATTCGTCGATGAAATCGCGGACCCTTTCGCATGACACAGAGCCTTCCTCGAGGGCAGGCTTGCTGATCTCGTTGTCGAAATGCCCGACGTTGCCCATGACGCATCCGTCCTTCATGACGGCGATGTGCTCCGCCGCGATGATATCTTTGCAACCGGTGACGGTGATGATGAGGTCGGCGACCTTTACCGCGTCGATCATCTTCATGACCTCGAACCCGTCCATCTTGGCCTCTATCGCTTTGACCGGATCCACTTCCGTAACGATGACGGAAGCACCGAGGCCTTTGGCCCTCATCGCGACGCCTTTGCCGCACCATCCGTAGCCGGCGACGACCAGCCTCTTACCGGCGACGATGAGATTGGTGGCGTTCATCCACCCGTCAAAGGCGGACTGGCCGGTCCCATATCTGTTGTCGAACAGGAACTTCATCTTCGCGTCGTTGACGTTCAGAACAGGGAACTTGAGCGCCCCGTCGGCGGCCATCGCCTTGAGGCGGACTACGCCGGTGGTGGTCTCCTCGTTCGCGGCTTTGACGGTGGACAGCACCTCTTTGCGGGAAGTGTGGGACATTGCTACCAGATCGGCGCCGTCGTCGATTATGAAATCCGGCGACATGTCGAGGATGGAGTTGAGGTTGCGATAGTATTCCTCGGAGGATTCCCATTTTTTGGCGTATACTTTCAGGCCGAACTCCTCGCGCAGCGCGAGGACAACGGAATCGTCGGTGGAAAGCGGGTTGCAGCTGGCCAAGCGGATCTCTGCCCCGGCATCGGCCAACGTTACTGCCAGCATCCCGGTCTTAGCTTCGGTGTGGAGGGCCATACCTATCTTGAGGCCGGCCAACGGCTGCTCATCGATGAAGCGCTTCCTTATGTCCTTCAAAACTGGCATGTGGCTTTCGGCCCAATGGAGTCTGAGACTCCCTCTTTTCAATTCGTCGTCCATTTTATCGCTCCCTGAATTCTGACATGAGGTTGTCGCATATGCATTCGACGGTCCTGCGGCGGCAATCCGATGAAGAGAATTCTTTTTTGATCCTCTCGATGCTCTCGGAATCCCCTGAAAGCTCGCCTATGAAACGGATGATGTTCTCCAAGGCTCTGGTCATCTCGTCGGAGATCGGGACGCTGGCGGTGCGGGAAGTGCGGGACAACGGGTTGAGATCGATGGATATCACCGTCTTGCCCATGGATACCAGCGCTTCGGCGCGGTCGCCGTCCTCGATCGGGACAATGATCACATCGCTGGAGAATATGCCTTCGCCAGTGCACAGCGCGCGGTCGTGGTTCAGACCTTTGATCCTTTGGTCGGGTTCCCTCCCAAGAACGTTCTTGGCGCCTTTGGATTCCAGATACGAGATGATGCCTTCCATCCTCTCCGGCGTCCTGTGGAACAGGTTGACCTCTATCTTCGCAGGGATACATTCCGCGAGCTTTATCAGATTGCCGGCGTCGAGCGCGGCCGCATTGCCGTTGACGCAGACCACGGGGTTCTTAGCCCCCAGAAGGAAAGCCGCGGCAGCTTTCTCCGCGTAGAGAGCCGCTTCGGTGCTCTTCTCCCCCATCAAATAATCGTAAGCTTCCCCGCGGCCGTGGGAGATCAGTCCGGTAGGCGTAACCAAACCTTTCTCCACCATTTCGGCCAGACGCTCCCTGGTAACCAGGGATTTGTATCTGGGATGATCCTTAGGGATTTCCATGCCATGAGTACTTACGCACTCATATTTTAGTGTTTTATGGGCATCAAAATGGATTGGAGACATGGCCGGACCGTCATAAACAAAATATCGTAAGTCTACGTTGCGCCGGACATGCCTGAAATCCGCATAGTCGTCGTCGGAGCGAAATTCGAGGGCAACGTAGGCGCCATAGCGAGGTCCATGGCGAACTTCGATGTCAAAGAGCTGTATCTCGTGAATCCCTGCGAACTCGGGGACGACGCCTATCGCAGATCCAAGCATGGGTCCCAGATCCTCGATGACGTCCACATCGTCACCGGATTCGAGGATGCCGTCAAAGATTGCTTCCTGGTCGTGGGAACCAGCGGAATCACCACGAAAGGCGACAGGAACTACACGCGCGTCCCGGTTCCGGTGCGCGAGTTCGCGGAGCAATGCAGAGGCTACCCAGAGAAAATAGCCATAGTGTTCGGAAGAGAGGATATCGGCCTTCTTCAGGAGGAGCTCAACCTGTGCGATGTCCTCATAACGATACCGGCCGGAGAGGAATATCCCATCCTCAACCTTTCCCATGCGGCCAACATCGTGATGTACGAGATGTTCCAGGCGGAGCACACCAACAGGAGGGCGGAGCCAGCGGACAGGGACGAGAAAGAACGCATGTTCGGATTCTTCTCGGACCTCATGGATGCCATTGATTACCCCCTCACAAGAAGGGAGATGACGCGCGTCATGTTCAGAAGGATGATGGGGCGCGCCATACCGACGAAATACGAATACAACACGATCATGGGCGTCTTCGGCGACGCATCGAAAATAATCAGGCACGGAAAGCCGTGGGAGAAGAAAGGGAAGGAGTGAACTGCCCTTTCTTGCCCGTGCCCGATAACGATTCGGCAGAGCCGGGGCGGTATCGCAGATCCTTGCCCATTACCGAAAGATAATCGGGGCGACGAGTGCCTTTCTCCGGTATGCGGCGTATCTCTGAGAAGCCATACTTCTTGTAGAAAGCTATGGCGCGCCCGTTGTAATGGTTGACCACCAGCTCCGCTTTGGAGCACCCCTCATTCATGCCGGATTCCAGGATGCGGTCCATGGCCCAAGAGCCGAGCCCCAGCCCGCGGAAATCCTGGAAAAGATACAGTTTGCTTATGGTTAGAACCTCATCGCCCACTTTGTATGACAGATATCCGGCCCTTTCGCCCCCATAAACGATATAGAAAAACCTGTACCCCCGGGAGATCAGGTCCCTGACGGCATCCGGGCCCATCCAATCCGGATAGAACTCGTCCACGCGCTTCTTCCCCCCTTCGACCAAGGGCGCATATGTCTCGACCCACACGGGATATGCGAAACGCGAGAGCTCCTCCGCCCCATCCGGTCCGATCGGCTCGAGCGATGCTTCCATGAAATGCCTAACGGCAGGCGCCGTATATCGAATGTACGCTCCCGTCAGCTCCAAACCGAGAAGAACACCACAATTTTGGTGTCTTCCCTGTCGTTTCTGCGCACTATGTCCGGGACGACTCCGGTCATGGCGGCAACCTTATCGTAAATCGCGTCGGATTCGGCCTCCCCCAGCTTCGAGCTGACCGCCACGACTATTCTGCCGACCGGATCGACCACCGCCGGAATGGAAGAATCGACGGCCTTCTCTATCGCGATTATGGGGTTCAGCTCCGAGACATAGGCGAAGGTGTAGATCTTATCGAAAAACGTGGAATAAAAAGGACCTGAAAGCATATCGGCGATGCATTTCACCGTGAATATGATGGAATGGGAGATCATCTTCAGTATGCTCGGAGCCTTTGCGTCGGGGCACATCCTTATGATGGCGTCCCCGTCGAGAAGATACATGCGATCGGAGCTGTCAGAAATCTTGCCCAAAACCTTCTGGGCCCTGCCCCTTCTCTCCGATTCGAAGGACATCGGCAATCCGATGACCGAAATCGTCCTGCACCCGCATTCCTTGGCGCAATCCAGGATCACCGGCACCATCCCCGTTCCCGTCCCGCCTCCCAGCATGGAGAACACGATCGCCGAGCGATAGCCTTTGAGCGCCTCTTTGATCGCGTCCATGTTCTCGAAAGCAATGGAGAACGCCAGATCCGCGTCGCCGCGGCAGCCTTCCATGCCCGGGTGCCCCACCGGCACGCCGCTGGATCCGTCGGAATTTATGAGGAGCACCGAGTACTCCAGCACGGATTCCGACTCCGCGAAAATACGGCATCCGGCGCCTCCGCAGGCTACTATCAGAACGTCGCGCAGACCGATCCCTCCGGATAAAACGCTGGCGGCACGGTCTGCATAACGGATAAGG
Above is a genomic segment from Candidatus Methanomethylophilaceae archaeon containing:
- a CDS encoding radical SAM protein; translation: MAKEIIVALIDGYIDDPAALGVPPYISPMIRSIAGAAIDAGADRVEYVSIDMIRKGKKIPDASVTIVLSGNTVPGKYLRSMPMSSKELESIFPRLKGWRLISGSATDSAIAQKFDFIIRKDPAASLYDGMMGKEVRERLRTLDEWNRWMLLGADIVTQHQDFPQPLVAEIESYRGCHRYATGGCSYCIEPLKGKPLTRKPEDILAEARKLRDLGVTNIRVGGQTCIVSYGSDDESSVPKPNVAAIKKLFEGLSSMGFSTMHVDNADAAVIATYPDESREVLKTIVECCTDGNVLALGMESADPRVYMENNLNSTSDQVLTAVRLINEVGNERGPRGMPKLLPGINIICGLDGETAATYAMDLDFLRKIRDENLMVRRINIRQVLPVRREFDVKVDQRRFKKFKEEVRSEVDRAMLERVAPYGTVLKDVYAELNDGNVTFGRQIGSYPLLVGIPYRMETEKFYDVFITDWGFRSITGVTYPFDINRLPLSALESLPGIGKKRAAKLVLERPFSGPEDLAEAIGDPEVAEKLLRIVWPSQ
- a CDS encoding DNA primase large subunit PriL, with the translated sequence MDARLSAKFPFLREASEFAAENSADLESLITMESFSPARARGKERVLDAINSGEVAYKPLMRDYDCLMEVLSYPYARILVSTIWDRYLTKRYALGEAVRMNKVLSDEDRQTILYVSDELGFKAATDSDGTMRMSFPDYLMLSSRMKSIDWKLINSDIRSGIVFLPKEKFNRLMQNALQDKIESELPLKPPEEFLPYLKKDCDEVRAALETAKMKMSPTRGEGMKDEYLPPCVSHLLELAMKGINLPHSGRFALVTFMSALGLDYDGIIRIFAESPDFDESKSEYQIKHITGELYGRDAYTPPECKTMKTEGLCFEPNALCAKINHPLNYYRIKARGPRKPDGEAPGSKA
- a CDS encoding CDP-alcohol phosphatidyltransferase family protein yields the protein MVLDGQRARADFALAPVAKKLIGVNPNLISWIGLIIALLCGVLFYLSGFEGKEYLLIVGAISVIVSGYFDALDGKVAKLAGKASRKGDYLDHVFDRYADVFMIGGVAVSSWCDPYLGMAALVGVLLTSYMGTQAQAIGAPRLYAGLLGRADRVVLSTLFPIIQFVMMQFGFGSFEIAGFTLNWLEIMMLWFAVVGNLTAIQRAIITWRNLCAEDKKN
- a CDS encoding adenylate kinase family protein, which produces MIAITGTPGVGKSAASAELRSRGFEVVDLKAHIMSHGLMGPLDESRDTHEVDLDLLNDSLEEYREREGTAFMEGHLSHYMDCGRIIVLRCSPDTVAERLRARGYGESKVLENVRSEVLDVILCESVDTDIPVAEIDCTGHSVAEVADMIEQAASGGEFPPGKVDWSQEMEKWF
- a CDS encoding carbohydrate kinase, coding for MSPFLSVYGHVTIDQIMGVKKFPAAGTTEDVISAVTTLGGTGTNIAVTAARLGCPTALCAMVGADFPASFEKEIRDSGLIMDDFVHVDGYDTSKAIVVNDQDMVQKVLFYQGPQGFAGDTGITLTKMASESRFVHFCTGQPSYYIDLMGRLPDAFIAVDPAQESHRIWNEKTFPAALELSDAVFCNEKEAESLARYIGKSSIFDAEVGLAVCTFGSEGSEARMGDERIRIPAVKADKVADVTGAGDSYRAGFYTSLYRGYRIPEALVIAAAVSSFVVEKVGALTNTPSWEAALERAEPYFGEISGC
- a CDS encoding adenosylhomocysteinase, whose product is MDDELKRGSLRLHWAESHMPVLKDIRKRFIDEQPLAGLKIGMALHTEAKTGMLAVTLADAGAEIRLASCNPLSTDDSVVLALREEFGLKVYAKKWESSEEYYRNLNSILDMSPDFIIDDGADLVAMSHTSRKEVLSTVKAANEETTTGVVRLKAMAADGALKFPVLNVNDAKMKFLFDNRYGTGQSAFDGWMNATNLIVAGKRLVVAGYGWCGKGVAMRAKGLGASVIVTEVDPVKAIEAKMDGFEVMKMIDAVKVADLIITVTGCKDIIAAEHIAVMKDGCVMGNVGHFDNEISKPALEEGSVSCERVRDFIDEYKMKDGRSLYLIAEGRLMNLAAGQGHPAEIMDMSFSTQALGVVHMSRHYKEMEPKVYAVPQEIDSEIAAIKLKSMGVEIDTLTDSQVSYITGWKEGT
- a CDS encoding phosphopantothenate/pantothenate synthetase → MEIPKDHPRYKSLVTRERLAEMVEKGLVTPTGLISHGRGEAYDYLMGEKSTEAALYAEKAAAAFLLGAKNPVVCVNGNAAALDAGNLIKLAECIPAKIEVNLFHRTPERMEGIISYLESKGAKNVLGREPDQRIKGLNHDRALCTGEGIFSSDVIIVPIEDGDRAEALVSMGKTVISIDLNPLSRTSRTASVPISDEMTRALENIIRFIGELSGDSESIERIKKEFSSSDCRRRTVECICDNLMSEFRER
- a CDS encoding RNA methyltransferase, which translates into the protein MPEIRIVVVGAKFEGNVGAIARSMANFDVKELYLVNPCELGDDAYRRSKHGSQILDDVHIVTGFEDAVKDCFLVVGTSGITTKGDRNYTRVPVPVREFAEQCRGYPEKIAIVFGREDIGLLQEELNLCDVLITIPAGEEYPILNLSHAANIVMYEMFQAEHTNRRAEPADRDEKERMFGFFSDLMDAIDYPLTRREMTRVMFRRMMGRAIPTKYEYNTIMGVFGDASKIIRHGKPWEKKGKE
- a CDS encoding GNAT family N-acetyltransferase — encoded protein: MEASLEPIGPDGAEELSRFAYPVWVETYAPLVEGGKKRVDEFYPDWMGPDAVRDLISRGYRFFYIVYGGERAGYLSYKVGDEVLTISKLYLFQDFRGLGLGSWAMDRILESGMNEGCSKAELVVNHYNGRAIAFYKKYGFSEIRRIPEKGTRRPDYLSVMGKDLRYRPGSAESLSGTGKKGQFTPSLSSPTAFRA